In Phenylobacterium hankyongense, the sequence GCCTCCGGCGGCTCGGCCGGCTACGACCACAAGGCCATGGGCATCACCGCCCGCGGCGCCTGGGAGGCGGTGAAGCGCCACTTCCGCGAGCTCGGCAAGGACATCCAGGCCGAGCCGTTCACCGTGGTCGGCTGCGGCGACATGTCGGGCGACGTGTTCGGCAACGGCATGCTGCTGTCGGAACAGACCCGGCTGCTGGCCGCCTTCGACCACCGCCACGTCTTCCTCGACCCCGATCCCGACCCGGCGAAGTCCTGGGCCGAGCGCAAGCGGATGTTCGACCTGCCGCGCTCCTCCTGGGACGACTACGACCGCAAGAAGATCTCCAAGGGCGGCGGCGTGTTCCCGCGGACCCTGAAGTCGATCGCCCTGACCCCCGAGGTCAAGGCGACGCTGGGGATCACGGCCGACGCCCTGTCGCCGGCCGAGCTGATCACCGCCATCCTCAAGGCCCCGGCCGAGCTGCTCTACCTGGGCGGCATCGGCACCTATGTGAAGGCCAAGGCCGAATCCAACACCGACGTCGGCGACAAGGCCAACGACCCGGTGCGGGTCAACGGCTCCGACCTGCAGGTGAAGGTGGTGGGCGAAGGCGCCAACCTCGGCCTCACCCAGGCCGGGCGCATCGAGTACGCCCTGGCCGGCGGGCGGATCGACACCGACGCCATCGACAACTCCGCCGGCGTGGACACCTCCGACCACGAGGTGAACATCAAGATCCTCACCGGCGTGCTGGAGCGCACCGGCGAGCTGACCCGCGCCAGGCGCGACACCCTGCTGCGCTCGATGACCGACGACGTCGCCGCCCACGTGCTGGCCCACAACTACGACCAGACCCTGGCGCTCTCGCTGATGGAGATGGACGCGGCCGGCGAGCTGGAGCCGCACGCCCGCTTCATGAGCGAGCTGGAAGCCAAGGGCCGGCTCGACCGCACGGTCGAGGGCCTTCCGGACGCCGCGGCGATCGCCGAGCGGGCGCAGGCCGGCCGCGGCCTCACCCGGCCGGAGCTGGCGGTGCTGTTGGCCTACGGCAAGCTGGAGCTGAAGCGGGAGATGATCGCCAGCCAGGCGCCGGACGATCCCAGCTTCCAGGCCAAGCTCGAGGGCTATTTCCCCAAGCCCCTGCGCAAGTATGCCGAGCCGATGCACCGCCACCGGCTGCGGCGCGAGATCATCACCACCGTGGTCGCCAGCGACGCCGTCAACCGCTGCGGCCCGAGCTTCCCCCCGCGGTTGATGGCGGCGGCCAACTGCGACGTCGTCGCCTTCGTGGCTGGCTACGAGGCCGCCAAGACGGTGCTGGAGATCCCGGCCCTGTGGGACGAGGTCGCCGCCCTCGACGGCAAGGTCCCGGCCGCCGGGCAGATGGCCCTGTTCCGCCGGTTCGCCGCGGCCCTGCGCGGCGCGACCTTCTGGCTCGCCCGGCGGGCGTCGCGCGAGAAGCTCGACGTCGAGGCCCTGGTCGGCCGCTACGGCGCCGGATTCAAGAGCCTGCGCCGGCTGATGCCTGACGTGGTCTCCGCCGTGGAGAAGGCGGCCATCGAGGCCCGCACCCAGCAGCTGGTCGAGGCCGGCGCGCCCGAGCCCCAGGCCCGCACCGCCGCGGTGCTGCAGGCGCTGACCGGGGCGGCGGACCTCATCGACCTGGCGGAGGCCTCCAGCTGGCCGCTGCCCAACGTCGCGCGCCTCTACCACGCGACGGGGGCCGCCTTCGGCTTCGACCGGCTGCGTGCGGCGGCGGCCGCCTATGCGGTGGGCGACGCTTTCGAGCGCACGGCGCTGCGGCGGCTGATCGAGGACCTCTTGGCCGAGCAGGCGCAGCTGGCCCGCGCGGTGATGGAGTTCGCCGGCGGCCCGCAGGCCGGCGACGACGCCCGCCACGCCGAGGAGGCGGTCGCTTCCTGGGCCGCCCTGCGGCGCGAGACGGCGCGGGTCGCCTGCCGGACCCTCGACGAGATCGAGGCCGCCGGCGGCGCCTGGACCTTCGCCAAGCTCACCATCGCCAACGCCGCGCTGCGCGAACTGGCCACCGAGGCGGCCAGCCCCAAGCGTCGGCGCGCCTGATCGGGCGATCCGGAAGAAAGTTGCTCCCCCTCCGGGGGAGCTGTCAGCGAAGCTGACTGAGGGGGTCCTCCGAGGTCGGTGCGGACCCCCTCCACCGCTGCGCGGTCCCCCTCCCCCAGAGGGGGAGGACCTGCTGCCGTTCCTAGTGCCGGAACACCCGCACGCCGGTGAACACCATGGCCAGGCCGCGTTCGTCGGCGGCGTCGATGACCTTCTGGTCGCCGATCGAGCCGCCCGGCTGGATCACCGCCGTGCAGCCGGCGTCCGCGGCCTGGATCAGCCCGTCGGGGAACGGGAAGAAGGCTTCCGAGGCGCAGGCCGAGCCGGTCAGGTCCAGCCCGAAGTCGGCGGCGCGCAGGGCGGCGATGCGGGCGGAGTCCTTGCGGTTCATCTGGCCGGCGCCGACCCCCAGGGTCTGGCCGTCCCGGGCGTAGACGATGGCGTTGGACTTCACGTGCTTGGCGATGGTGAAGGCGAACAGCATGTCGCGCACCTCCGCCTCGGTGGGCGCGCGTTTGGTCACCACCTTCAGGTCGGCGGCGGTGACATGGGCGTCGTCGCGGCCTTGCACCAGGAAGCCCCCGGCCACCGACTTGAAGGTCAGGCCCGGCGCCCGCGGATCCGGCAGGCCGCCGGTGGTCAGCAGGCGGACGTTCTTCTTCCTGGCGAACAGCGCCGCGGCGTCGGCGTCGATCTCCGGGGCGATCACCACCTCGGTGAGCAGCTTGAGGATCTCCTCGGCGGTGGCCGCGTCCAGCGGGCGGTTCAGGGCGATGATGCCGCCGAATGCGCTGACCGGGTCGCAGGCCAGGGCCCGCTCGTAGGCCTCGAGCACGCTCGCGCCGGTGGCGACGCCGCAGGGGTTGGCGTGCTTGATGATCGCGCAGGCCGGCGCGGCGGCCGGATCGAACTCGGCGATCAGCTCGAAGGCCGCGTCGGTGTCGTTGATGTTGTTGTAGCTGAGCTCCTTGCCCTGCAGCTGGCGGGCCGTCGCCACCCCGACGCGGGGGTTGGCGAAGCGGTAGAAGGCCGCGCTCTGGTGCGGGTTCTCGCCGTAGCGCAGGGCCTGCACCCGCTCGCCGGCGAAGGCGCGGCGGCGCGGGGCGGCCTCGCCCAGGGCGTCGGCGAACCAGCTGGAGATCGCCGCGTCATAGGCCGCCGTGCGGGCATAGGCGCGGGCCGCCAGCTGCTTGCGCAGCGACAGCGGCGT encodes:
- the purH gene encoding bifunctional phosphoribosylaminoimidazolecarboxamide formyltransferase/IMP cyclohydrolase; the encoded protein is MPAAPDFPAAPDRAPVRRALISVSDKTGLVEAARALAEMGVELVSTGGTRKAIADAGLAVKDISELTGFPEMMDGRVKTLHPVVHGGLLGVRDAPEHKAAMDAHGIGGIDLVYVNLYPFEQTVAAGADYATAVENIDIGGPAMIRSAAKNHGYVAVCTEPADLAEVIAELQAHGSTPLSLRKQLAARAYARTAAYDAAISSWFADALGEAAPRRRAFAGERVQALRYGENPHQSAAFYRFANPRVGVATARQLQGKELSYNNINDTDAAFELIAEFDPAAAPACAIIKHANPCGVATGASVLEAYERALACDPVSAFGGIIALNRPLDAATAEEILKLLTEVVIAPEIDADAAALFARKKNVRLLTTGGLPDPRAPGLTFKSVAGGFLVQGRDDAHVTAADLKVVTKRAPTEAEVRDMLFAFTIAKHVKSNAIVYARDGQTLGVGAGQMNRKDSARIAALRAADFGLDLTGSACASEAFFPFPDGLIQAADAGCTAVIQPGGSIGDQKVIDAADERGLAMVFTGVRVFRH